A window from Candidatus Ancaeobacter aquaticus encodes these proteins:
- a CDS encoding V-type ATP synthase subunit E family protein, with translation MALTDITEKIISDANIKAQEITKNAEADVAKIQADARGESSAIRDEILQKAEREILKHKKSARISSDITMRNEILKEKQAVIQDVFVMAKKLLVELPKDTYCQFMKNVLTKAIVTGDEEVLVSSHEKKRLDGAFIASLNDALFPSGKKGDLTIGVDESIDYGCILRGKGIRIDCTLETLLILIRTEAQEKLVAILFGGEK, from the coding sequence ATGGCGTTAACAGATATCACTGAAAAGATCATCTCTGATGCGAATATAAAAGCACAAGAGATAACAAAAAATGCAGAAGCAGATGTAGCGAAGATTCAAGCAGATGCGCGTGGAGAATCCAGTGCCATACGTGATGAGATCTTGCAGAAAGCCGAACGTGAAATCCTAAAACATAAGAAAAGCGCGCGCATATCAAGCGATATTACTATGAGGAACGAGATTTTGAAGGAAAAACAGGCTGTTATTCAAGATGTGTTTGTTATGGCAAAAAAACTGCTCGTTGAACTTCCAAAAGATACATATTGCCAATTTATGAAAAATGTTCTTACTAAAGCGATCGTGACAGGAGATGAAGAAGTGCTTGTATCCTCTCATGAAAAGAAACGGCTCGATGGAGCATTTATTGCTTCACTCAATGATGCATTGTTTCCATCAGGTAAAAAAGGGGATTTAACAATAGGTGTTGATGAATCAATAGATTACGGGTGTATTTTAAGAGGTAAAGGTATACGAATAGATTGCACACTCGAAACACTCCTCATATTGATACGGACAGAGGCGCAAGAAAAACTTGTCGCCATTTTGTTTGGGGGTGAGAAATAA
- a CDS encoding V-type ATP synthase subunit K: MEFGLVFALAGSALVIVLGGIGSSIGVGLAGQAAGGVITEDPDKFGSMIPLVGLPGTQGFYGLLIGFMVIIKLKLLTDAIIIPDLSTGLQIFVICVSVGFVEMISSIHQGKVAVASVGLVAKRPEELGKGLILPAFVEIYAVLGLVAAFLLLLQVVKV, encoded by the coding sequence ATGGAATTTGGTCTTGTATTTGCGTTGGCTGGATCAGCATTAGTTATTGTGCTTGGTGGTATTGGCTCAAGTATTGGCGTGGGACTTGCCGGACAAGCAGCAGGAGGGGTTATTACTGAGGATCCGGATAAGTTCGGCAGCATGATTCCGCTTGTCGGGTTGCCCGGAACACAGGGTTTTTACGGTTTGTTGATAGGTTTTATGGTGATTATCAAATTAAAACTCTTAACAGACGCGATTATTATTCCTGATTTGTCTACAGGTCTCCAGATATTTGTTATCTGTGTTTCTGTTGGATTTGTAGAAATGATTTCATCGATACATCAGGGAAAAGTTGCTGTTGCATCCGTTGGATTAGTGGCAAAACGTCCTGAAGAGTTGGGAAAAGGACTGATCCTTCCAGCGTTTGTAGAGATATATGCAGTGCTTGGTCTTGTTGCAGCGTTTTTATTATTACTACAAGTGGTAAAGGTATAA